GCAGTGAAGAGGAAGAGCAAGAGGATGAAGAAGTTCTTCAGGGAGAACAAGGAGATTTTAATGATAATGATACCGAACCAGAAAATCTGGGTCACAGGCCTCTCCTCATGGATTCtgaagatgaggaagaagaggagaaaggtaGTTCTGATTCTGATTATGAGCAGGCTAAAGCAAAGTACAGTGATATGAGCCCTGTCTACAGAGACAAATCTGGCAGTGGACCAACCCAAGATATTAATACAATACTCCTCACCTCAGCCCAATTATCCTCTGATGTTGGAGTGGAGACTCCTAAACAGGAGTTCGATATATTTGGCGCCGTCCCCTTCTTTGCAGTGTGTGCTCAACAGCCCCagcaagaaaagaatgaaaagaacctCCCTCAACACAGGTTTCCTGCTGCGGGACTCCAGCAGGAGGAATTTGATGTATTCACAAAGGCGCCTTTTAGCAAGAAGGTGAATGTACAAGAATGCCATGTGGTGGGGCCTGAGACGCATCCCAAAAGCATAGATATATTTGGCTTCACTCCATTTCAGCCCTTCCTCACATCAACAAGTAAAAGTGAAAGCAACGAGGACCTTTTTGGGTTGTGCCCTTTGAGGAAATAATGGGGAGCTCGCAGCAAAAAGTCGAACAGCACAGCTTACAGAAACTGTCCTCTCGCCAAAGGCGCATAAAGCAGGATATGTCCAAAAGTAATGGGAAGCGGCATCATGGCACGCCAACTAGCAAAAAGAAGACTCTGAAGCCTACCTACCGCCCTCCAGAGAGGGCTCGCAGGCACAAAAAAGTGGGTCGCCGAGTCTCTCAAACCAGCAATGAATTTTTAACCATCTCAGACTCCAAGGAGAACATTGGTGCTGCAGTGACTGATGGGAAAGATAGGGGGAATGTCTTAAAACTCGAGGAGAGCCTGTTGGACCCCTTCGGTGCCAAGCCCTTCCATCCTCCAGACCTGTCATGGCACCCTCTACATCAGGGCCTGAATGACATCCGTGCTGATCACAATACTGTCCTGCCTGAGCAGCCAAGACAAAATTCACTACATGGGTCATTCCATAGTGCAGATGTATTGAAAATGGATGATTTTGGTGCCATGCCCTTTACAGAACTTGTGGTGCAAAGCATTACTCCACAGCAGTCCCAACAGTCCCAACCAGTTGAATTAGACCCATTAGGTGCTGCCCCATTTTCTTCTAAACAGTAGATATTTCTGATGGATTATTGGCATTAACTCTTGTTTCAAAAAAGTACGAATAGTTttatgaatttgaaaaaaaatttaatggctGTTTATATCATTCGTTCTTAAAGATCAATCAGAACAGGTGATTTTTTAATAaaccaaatagaaaaatgaagtaTCTCTACAGGGTAGTAACTTGATGCCTCTTCCAAGCAGGAGAAAAGGGAGCTAAATTGCCAGCTCTAACTAAGGGTTTCTGCTACTGACATCACAACACAGAAATGCAAGTGTGGTACTTCCAGTGAAAGCACATGGCACCCTTCCAGGTGTGTAACCACTCAGGAGGGACAGtaaaactgttatttttaatatcagaATGTCATTTTTGTGTGCATATCCCTAAAATTAGGGTTATTTGTACATACACTAGTtacatttgtgaattttttttaagatctcTTCTAATTTCCATGCAGTTAAAAACAATCTAGTTCTCTTAAAGCATTAGAAAGTTATTATCTGGAGAGTGCAGAGATTTCACTCCATACACCTTTCTCCACAAAGCAGAATCAGAAGTAACTGACTATTGTGCCTAaaactgtttcattttaaaaacaagtgtCATTAATATGGAATATCTAATGATAAGTATATGAAATAATgtgtatgttaattagctcaatttagctaTTCCACaatttacatatttcaaaacaatgttatacatgataaatatatataatttttgtcaattaaaacataaattttaaaaatggaccaTCGCATAGAAGCctagaaaatataaagagaaatatctgacatttgaaaataaatgataagCAGAAAAAATgatatagaagaaaaaattcaCTACTTTAGAAACACTTTATATTGTTTATGAATGGCTTCTTGTCCCAAACTTTTATTAACATGGCCCTAATAAAGCAGATTATTGGAAAAAATTGGGAGTGAGGACAAgagttatataaaaattttattttaggaagaaaataCGTAGGAGAAACTGAATTTTCAGGACATTTGCAGTGTGAAATCATGTTGCATTTAATAATGTACTTTAGTAGCAACTTCACCAAATATTCCCCAAGTCATAagcaacaattatttttattaggttTGGGGGGTAGAGTAGTTTTAATAAAGTGCACAGAACGGTGACACCCACAAAGCCTTATAGGCAGGATTCATGCATCCTGCTGCAAGTACCTCTGCACTAATACATTAGATCCTAAAATGCATATAAGGTGGACTAGCATCTTAACTCTGCTAGTTGATAGTGTCTTCACTGAAAAGAACCCAGCTACCAATTGCCGTTTTTTAACACCACAAATGCTAATTAGAAACTTGAgattttatagaaattatttaatgATAGAGATTACATATGTGAATTAATGTGAATATAGTATCCGTGCTTCCTGTGTCtatattttaagttataattAACTGTCCTGCACTATCAGATTAACATTTGGAAGTTTCTAGAACAGTTAATGCTATTTACAGAAAGGAGTGGAAACTCATCAACTGGCACTctctttgatttttatattttaaattaactctCTTTGAACCcaattaaagtatattttatgagTAATTTTGTTAGGCATCTCTTAATTATAGTGCCTCAATGGGATAAGATATTTGCCTATTTTCACAGTTCTGAACTTGGAAAGAAGCAAAGTATATGTAAATAAACcacatatttgtctttttattgcttttttccctcttttatatGCTAAATCAAATACAAATTTGTGGATAGGGAAGCAATATGTGAATCACAATGTAGCAGAGGCAGACCAAGCATTACATTATTACTTAGAGTTGTACTTTTAGAGCTGGACTGCACCAATTACTTGTCCTCATGCCAAAGGCAAATatatttgcaactttttttttttttctgattctcaggTTGATTAATACTGCTAATGCAAATGCTCAAGTAGATGTTTAAAAACTTTACAAAATGGATTCACGGaatactttcttttaaaagtgaAGACTTGATGATTACACATAGTAAATTCATGAACTACAGTAGGTTTGTATCAAacagaataactttttaaatgaaaatctgtTGAGGTGTGCACAATATGCTTCTTATTTTAGTCCTTGGTCTTTGCTAGATCTCATGAGTTTCATCATTTAGAAAAGGGGTAGGGGATGAACTAATGTGGTCTCCTTCAGACGTAACATGAAATACCTACCGTTTTACTCGCTTCTCAATACactgaataattttaaatgattcagACACTGATGTAGACCCTTTGGCTTATAATGTTGGATAAATTCTGAGGAAACAACTCTgacagcttaaaatatttacattcttaTGTTATAACACAGCACAGTAACTTTCTTCTTTCAAGATTGTAGCTCAGAGAAAAGATACAGGATTCCATTGGGGGTTCAAAGGGATAGAAATGGAGAGATTCCTTTGTGTTGAAGTAGAGGCATTTTCCTAAAAAGTACGTATTTATACTTTGCATTTTCATTCATCATCCCCCAGAATCATGGTCAAGTTGTAGGTCACTCCACACAGCTGATGCTCAGGTCATTGCATTATGAGAATTATGAGAATAAAGTTCCCAAGGTATGTGAAAGTGCTtaacacagtacctggcataCAGCACTCAATAAAAGTTTGGCTCTGTTATGGGATGCTCCAATTCTGGTTTAAGAATGTAAGAAAGGTTATATATATACCACtaagcaaatataaatatatatgtatttatatagcaaagaccatatatatatatatatgggtttttTTCCCTAATATTATTTGGGTGTCCCCTGTGCTTCTTTAGGATGTAGTTATAACtctcaatgagaacacatggacacagggagggaacattacacactggggcttgtcagaaggtggggggcaaggggagggatagcattaggagaaatacctaatgtagatgacgggttgatgggtgcagcaaaccaccatggcacatgtatacctacgtaacaaacctgcatgttctgcacatgtatcccagaacttaaagtataataaaaaaagataaaaacaaacaaacaaacaaaatgtctgCTGAGTTTGATAAGGATTGAATCTGCAGATGAGTTTAAGGGgaattgccattttaacaatacaaAGTCTTTATGGAATgtcattctatttatttaagaCTTCTTTAATGTTTTAACAATGTTTGTTGTTTTCAGAGTATACGTTTTGCACttgttttgttacatttattcctaaggattttgttctttttcatgatattgcaaattaaatcattcttttcatttcatttttgttttgctcaTTGCTGCTGtagagaaatacaattgattttgtatattgatctgtTCTCCTGCCACTGTGTTGAAATTGTTAATTATTTCCAATAGTTTGTAGTAGATTCCTTAGGATATTCATGCATACatttatgtcatctacaaatacaGATTGTCTTACTTCCTTTCAAATCgggttgatttttatttctttttcttgcctaattgccctgactgGAATCTTCagtacaatgtggaataaaaGTGGTGAGGGCAAACATCCGTGTCTTGTTCTGGATCTTAGAGAGAAAGCTTTTATCATTAACtattatgttagctgtgggttttccaTAGATGCCCTTTGTCAGCtttgaggaagtttccttctgttcctagtttgttgagtgtttttatcatgaaagagtgCTAGATTTTGTCAAACAGTTTTTacttctattgagatgatcatttggtttttgttttcattcttttgacaTGGTGTATTACAttaactgattttcaaatgtaaaacaaccttgcattcctaggataaatCTTACTAGGTCATGTTGTacaattctttttatatgttgttgaattcagtttgttaatactttgctgaggatttttgtgtctatactCATAAGCAATATCAgtatgtagttttctttccttgtaatattgtctggttttggtatcttGATAGTAATGTACTCACAGGATGTGTAGGGAAGTGTGCCCTCCTCTTCTAGTTTTAGAAATTTGGTATATATTATTAAGTTTTGGATAGAATTAACCAGTGAAGTCTACTGTTTCTGACCTTTTCTTTGTATGAAATTGAACGATTGCTTATTTACATCTCCTTACTCTCTATAGGTCCattcagattttacattttttcttgagTTAGTTTCAGTACTTTGTGTTCTTCTATGAACTTATCCATTTCACATGTTATCTATTTTGTTATCATATAATTGTAGACAGTATTTCCTtacatttctcttgtttttgTAATGTTGGTAGTAATGGcaactctttcatttttattttagtaaattgaGTATTCTCCTTTTTTCTTGATTTGTGTAGCTCGTttcatcaattttgttaatcttttaaaagagCCAAGTTTTTGATTACCTCATTTTCTGTTGTCTTTCTCTTTTACATAATATTAATTTCTGACCTAATCTTCATGATTCCATTCTTCTGCttaatttgtgtttattattattgaattacaaataaaaattatatatatttatggtgtacaacatgatttcttaaagtatatatacattgtgaagtggctaaatcaagctaattcacatatgcattaccttggatatttatttttgtggtgaaaacacttaaaatctactctaagcaaatttcaagtacaaaatatattattaatgcaTTGTTGTAAGTATAGCCACCATGTTAGACAATATTCCTGAACTTATTCCTCTTGTCTAACTAACTAAAATTTTCTATCCTTTAACCAATATCTCCTCTATCTCCCATTTCCCCAACAGGGCTCCTGTCTACACTCTGCTTCTGTGAATCTatcatttttagattccatatataagtaaGGTCATGGAGTTTTCATCTTTcggtgcttggcttatttcacataacacgTTATCCtctgggttcatccatgttgccccAAATGACAGGATATCCTTTTTGAAGACTAAAGagtattccatgtgtatatataccacaatttctttatccattcatttgtcaatgggcatttaggttgaatcCATATTTTAGCTGTGGTGAATAATGTAAataatatgggagtgcagatatctcttgaaATACTGAttacattttctttggatatttaCCTAGAAGtcgaattgctggatcatatggtaatttttttgaagaacctctgTATTGTTTTTGATAATAGTGGTATtgatttacttttccaccaacagtgtacaatggttcccgtttcttttcattctgcccAGCACTGACTATCTTTCCCCTTTCTGATACTAGCTCACCCTATGGGCGTGATGTGATATGgtggtttttaattttcatttccctgatgattagtaatgttgagcatttttttttcatgtatctaatggccatttgtatgtcttcttttgaaaataacaACTTAGGTCTTTTTGTCCATTGTTTAATTGCGTtacttgttttcttgctattgagttctttgagttccttatatattttgtatattaacttttaTCAGATGTGTggattacaaatattttctcccattttatgggttgtctcttcactttgattgtttcctttgctgtgcataagctttttaatttgttgtaatagcatttgtccatttttggttttgttacctGCGCTTTTGGGGTTATAGCCAAGAAATCACTGCCCACGCCAGTGACATGGAACTTttgccctatgttttcttctcatagttttacagtttcaggttttaaatttaagtcttttatccattttgagttgatattttgtatatagtgtgaaaTAAggatctaattttattcttctttattctcCTGTGTATGTATATCCGGTTGTCCCAACGCCATTTAtcaaagagactgtcctttccccattgtgtgttcttggcacctttgtcaaacatcaattgactgtaaatgtgtggatttatttctgggctctctgttctgttccattagtctatttgtctgtttttatgctagtatcaAGTTGTTTTGACTACTATAACTTTATAGtagattttaaaatcaggaaatgtgatgcctccagctttattctttttgctcaagattactttggctattcagcATCTTCTATAGTTCCATACAAATTGTCGGGttgttctatttctgtgaaaaatgtcattgaagTTTTGATATGGATGGCataaaatctgtagattgctttgattaatatgggcattttaacaatattaattcttacaGCTTATAGACACAAGATACATTTCTAGTTATTCgcattttctttagtttctttcatcagtgttttatactttttactgCACAGATCTCTCACCTtcatggttaaatttattcctcagagttttagttttatagctattgtaaatgagattgttttgttgatttctttttcagaaatgtattgttagtgtatagaaacacttcAGATTTTATATCTTAATTTTGTATACTGTAAATTTTCAgaagatgtttattaggtccaaTTGTTCTTCTGTGGAGCCTTTATAGTTTTCTAATAAGATCATGTTACCAGCAAACAGAAATAACTTCACTTGTTCCTTTCTGAAATAGAAgccttttatttcatcttcactaACTGCTCTTGCTAGAAATTCCAGTATTCTATTGAATAGAAgtgagtgggcatctttgtctagTTCCTGATCACAGAGAAAAAGACTTTAGCTTTttcccattgagtatgatgtcaGCTGTGGGCTGTTATatataaatggcttttattttgttgacaTACATTCCTTCTATACATAATTTGTTGaggctttttattataaaagtatgtTTTGTCAAGTGCTTCTGCACCTATTAAGACGATCAATTGGCTTTTGTCTTTTATCCTATTAATGTGATGTACCATATTTATTaatctgcatatgttgaaccattctttccTCCCTGGGATAGATACCATTTGGTCATGGTGAATGACCCATTAATGCATTGTTGAATtgagtttgctagcattttgctgaggattttgcatctatgttcatcgggaatattggtctgcagttttctttacTTGTAGTgtcttgtctggctttggtatccgagtaatgctggcctcaaaatGAGTTTGAATGTATTCCCTTCTCCTCAATTTTGTGGAATATTTTGAGAAGGACTGGCATtagttcttccttaaatgtttcatATAATTCAGCAGTGAGgtcatcaggtcctgggcttttctatGTTGGGAGTTTTGGATTAATCATTCAATAtacttatttgttattggtctatacagattttctgtttcttcatgattcagtctcgGTAGGCTGTATGTTTTTAGGAATGCATCCATTTTTCTAGGTTATCAATTTTTTGGGGAATATAATTGCTCATAGTTTCTTATGACTCTTtatatttctgtagtatcagttgtaatgtcttctctttcatttatgattttattcatttcagtcttctctctttttcttggtcaagctaaaagtttgtcaattttgcttatcttttcaaacACTAACTCTTAGTTCTGTTTAtcctttctgttgtttttctagtctctattcatttttattcttgctctgatctttattccCTTTCTGCCAGCTTTCAGTTTAGGCTGGTCTTTTTTAGAGTTCCTTGAGGTATAATGTTAGTTTggatttttaagtcttttttcttttttgatgtaggcatttattgctataaagtcccctcttagaactgcttttgctgcatcccataaattTGGCGTGTTGTTTCCACTTTCTTTTGTCCCAAGATAtttttcaattccttttcatttcttcttgactctttgttcaggagcatgttgtttaatttctccATATTTGTGAATTCTCcaatttttcttgttattgatttctagattCATACCGTTATGGTTAATGAGATTCCTGGGGCAGGCCTGGATCCTGATTCTGCTGGACTGTCAGGGGTGGCCTCGCGCTTGGGTCTATGCATGCCAACCTGGTGCTGGAGTGAGACTGGAGGCTAGGTCCATAAGTGTTGGCCTGGAGTCTGGGGCTGAAGAGGCAGACCAGGCAATGGTATGGGGGGAGCGCCTGAAGCCTGGGCCCATGTGGTACTGGGCCAATCTGGAGTCTGGGTTGGGCCTGAAGCTTGAGTCTCCAGGGGCCAGCCTGGACCCTGAGACTGCAGGAGCAGGCTTGGTGCTCGTGCCTGTTGGTGCCACCCTAGCACTGCAGTGAGCCTGAAGCCTGGGGCTTCAGGGGCCAGCCTGGTGCTAGAGTAGGCCTGAAGCCTGGGTCTGCAGATGCTGGCTTGGAGTCTGGAGATGTGGTGGCTAGCCTGGCACTGTGGCGGACTGGTTCCTAGGTTAGTAAAGGCTAGCCTGGAGCTAGGGTCTAGAGGTGTTGGTCTGGTGCACAGGAGGGCCTGGAAACTAGGTCCATGGGTATCTGCCTGGAGTCTGGGGCTATGGGGCCTGGCCTGGCAGGGGGGCAGGCCTAGAAGCTGGGTACTTAAGGTCATGGCTGGGTCCTAGGGCTGTGGGTGCTGGCCTGGTGCCTGAGAGTGCCAAGGTTATCCTGGAGCTGGGTCCTGGGTGTACTGGCCTGGAGGTTCCATCCACAAGTGCTGGCCTGAAGCCTGGAGGCATGACTCTTGGCTACACTCACCAGGAATTTAGTCAATTCAAGTTGGAATTGGAGGGGACAAGAAATGCTGGCAGCCTGACACTCCAGGTGAGATATAATAAGCCTTGAATGGGagctagacacagaccttacacccttcataaaaatgttcttaaaatgGACCATAGACCGAAgtgtaaaatgaaaaactataaaactcctgtAAAATAGCATAGGAGAAAATCTGGTTGACCTAGGGTTtagcaatgactttttagatgcAATACCAAAAGTACAACCGATGCAAGAAAGaatagataaactggacttcattaaaattaaaaatttctaccCTGTGACACtgtaaaaagaatgagaagataagccacagactgagataaaatattagcaaaggaCATTCTGATAGAGAACTTTTatccaaaatgtacaaagaactctataaactcaacaataagaaaataaacctgatttttttatgttttaaataaaattttattgtctATATTAAGATACACAACACAATGTTAaatgaaagatatatatatagtaaaactaTAGTGGAACAATGAACATACCCaacatctcacatagttactgaTTATTCCCCCATTGGCAAGAGCAGGTataatctactcatttagcaaaAAATCCTGAACACAATATACAATAtgtattaactatagtcctcatgttgtacatttGATCTTTGATCTTTTCACTTGTTCATCCTGCATATTTACTACTTTGCatcctttgacctacatctcATTTCCTCCACCTTATCCTGACCTTAGTAAttactgttttattctctatctctatatatttaaccttttttttcttgattccACATGTGAGATcgcacaatatttttctttctgtgtctggcttatttcatttggcATAATGTCTTCTAGGTCTATCCATGTTTTGGCAAATGACAGGACTGCCTTCTTTTTagaggctaaataatattctaattatctatctatcgatctctctatatcacagtttcttcatccatttgCCCATTGATGAACACCTAGGTTGTGTCTGTATCTTGActactgtgaattgtgctgcaataaacttggGAGTGCAGAGATAATCTCATTTCCTTTGGGGatatacccagaagagggattgctgggtcatatggtagttctatttttaatttacttaggaacctccatactgtcttccataatggctgcaccaatCTATaatacattcccactaacagtgtacaagtgctccctcttctccacaccctcaccaacacttgttagctcttgtctttttgataatagctatcctaacaggtatgaggtggtatctcaaagtagttttgatttgcattttcctgatgattggtGATATTGAGCAccatttcatatacctgttggtcattttcTGTCGCCTTTGAAGAAATTTCTATTCAAGTCCTTTCCCcatattttttaatcaggttatatGTTGTCTTggtattgagttgtatgagttcttcCTAAATCCTGAATATTAAACCCTTGCctgatatatggtttgcaaatattttctccttatctgtacattgccttttcattttgttgattgtttttgttCTGTGTAGAAGTTTTTTAGattgatataatttcatttatttattgttgctTTTGTAGCCTGAGGTTTTGGTGTGATATCCAAGGAAGCATTGCCAAAGCCAGTGTCAAGGagcttttctcttatgttttctagGAGATCTATGGCTTCAGGTCTTACATTCagatcttttatccattttggattgatttttgtgtatggtgtaacataagagtctaatttcattcttttgcatgtggaaattcCAGCacctatttattgaagagactacccttttctcattttgtctttttggtgCTCTTGTCAAAAATTCATTAACCAtatatgtttggatttatttctggctaTTTCACTGTCTTGTGTATCTCTTATGCCAATActatattgttttgattactctCGTTTTGTAATATAGAtttaaatcaggaagtatgatgcctccaggattttttttttttctcagaattgctttggttatttgggatCTTTTGTGGATCCACAGaaattgtatgatttttttctatttctgtgaagaatgctgatgagattttgatagggattgcattgaatctatatattgctttgggtagtatagacactttaacaacattaattcttccaatctatgagcatggaatatctttttatttatttgtgtcctcttcaatgtatttcatcaatgttttgtggttttcagtgtGCAGGCTATACTGATGCACTTTCATCTTCTTGgtcaaatttattcttaagtgttttatgttatcataaatgggattgttttcttgatttctcagCTAGGTTGTTATTTGTGAATAAAAT
This genomic stretch from Pongo pygmaeus isolate AG05252 chromosome X, NHGRI_mPonPyg2-v2.0_pri, whole genome shotgun sequence harbors:
- the LOC129024126 gene encoding LOW QUALITY PROTEIN: putative BMP-2-inducible kinase-like protein (The sequence of the model RefSeq protein was modified relative to this genomic sequence to represent the inferred CDS: inserted 1 base in 1 codon), coding for MISGVSAQRSELIAVIQVLQLTASDPINIVYDSAYVVNVASHIEIATVKSTLDPELLNLFHLFSYAACYISNRYPIGFLAFLSSMIAPSPKSSEEEEQEDEEVLQGEQGDFNDNDTEPENLGHRPLLMDSEDEEEEEKGSSDSDYEQAKAKYSDMSPVYRDKSGSGPTQDINTILLTSAQLSSDVGVETPKQEFDIFGAVPFFAVCAQQPQQEKNEKNLPQHRFPAAGLQQEEFDVFTKAPFSKKVNVQECHVVGPETHPKSIDIFGFTPFQPFLTSTSKSESNEDLFGXVPFEEIMGSSQQKVEQHSLQKLSSRQRRIKQDMSKSNGKRHHGTPTSKKKTLKPTYRPPERARRHKKVGRRVSQTSNEFLTISDSKENIGAAVTDGKDRGNVLKLEESLLDPFGAKPFHPPDLSWHPLHQGLNDIRADHNTVLPEQPRQNSLHGSFHSADVLKMDDFGAMPFTELVVQSITPQQSQQSQPVELDPLGAAPFSSKQ